One segment of Acidobacteriota bacterium DNA contains the following:
- a CDS encoding Type 1 glutamine amidotransferase-like domain-containing protein: protein MPVYLCRYSSHQRFPGDGWLALLGGGEFSFGETEAADRAWLERAGEGPVGFLPAASGSTEYGEYFADYLDEVFDRELEIIPVYRTRDARRRRNRSRVLDSAAVYLGGGVADQLLEAVAQSAVEEALQEVVARGGVVAANAAAAQACGEWARGLRGEPLKGLGWLPGGVLDTNFDPGHDRRLRQLMTQPGVRWGVGLPAGSALLLGPDGAVEIVGSILTLSDADSDFELLGEGVAPPPLAS from the coding sequence GTGCCGGTATACCTTTGCCGCTACAGCAGCCATCAGCGCTTTCCCGGCGACGGCTGGCTGGCACTGCTAGGCGGCGGTGAGTTCAGCTTCGGCGAGACCGAAGCGGCGGACCGCGCGTGGTTGGAGCGCGCCGGCGAGGGCCCGGTGGGCTTTCTGCCGGCGGCCAGCGGCTCCACCGAGTACGGAGAGTATTTCGCCGACTATTTGGACGAGGTCTTCGACCGCGAGCTGGAGATTATTCCGGTCTATCGCACCCGGGACGCCCGTCGCCGCCGCAATCGCAGCCGGGTGCTCGACAGCGCCGCCGTCTATCTGGGCGGCGGCGTCGCCGACCAGCTGCTGGAGGCGGTGGCCCAGTCGGCGGTGGAGGAGGCCTTGCAGGAGGTGGTGGCTCGTGGCGGCGTGGTCGCCGCCAACGCTGCCGCCGCCCAGGCCTGCGGCGAGTGGGCCCGCGGTCTGCGGGGAGAGCCGCTGAAAGGGCTGGGCTGGCTGCCCGGCGGCGTGTTGGACACCAACTTCGACCCCGGCCACGATCGCCGGCTGCGGCAGCTGATGACGCAGCCGGGAGTGCGCTGGGGTGTCGGTCTGCCCGCCGGCTCGGCGCTGCTGCTGGGGCCCGACGGTGCGGTGGAGATCGTCGGCTCGATCCTCACCTTGAGCGACGCCGACAGCGATTTCGAGCTTCTCGGCGAGGGCGTGGCGCCGCCGCCCCTCGCTTCCTAG
- the ndk gene encoding nucleoside-diphosphate kinase → METTLTIIKPDAVAAGNAGNILALLEKHGFTVRGLRMLRLTEDQAKAFYEVHKERPFYNDLVQFMTSGPVIPAALERDNAVAQLREVMGATDSTKAEDGTVRNLYGTDIERNAIHGSDSPENAAQELAFFFSRADLIAAR, encoded by the coding sequence ATGGAAACGACTCTGACCATCATCAAGCCCGACGCCGTCGCCGCCGGCAATGCCGGCAACATCCTGGCCCTGCTCGAAAAACACGGCTTCACCGTCCGCGGCCTGCGCATGCTGCGCCTCACCGAGGACCAGGCGAAGGCCTTCTACGAGGTGCACAAGGAGCGCCCGTTCTACAACGACCTGGTGCAGTTCATGACCAGCGGCCCGGTGATCCCCGCCGCCCTGGAGCGTGACAACGCCGTCGCCCAGCTGCGCGAGGTGATGGGCGCCACCGACTCGACCAAGGCCGAGGACGGCACCGTCCGCAACCTCTACGGCACCGACATCGAGCGCAACGCCATCCACGGCAGCGACTCCCCGGAGAACGCCGCCCAGGAGCTCGCTTTCTTCTTCTCCCGCGCCGACCTCATCGCCGCGCGCTAA
- a CDS encoding dienelactone hydrolase family protein, whose product MALTTPVGETFETYTFGSEQATQGVLIIHDWWGLRDYNIQWAEQFAQLGFRALVIDLYEGRQPVDAKEAGECMRNVVQEVANRKLQTALQQLQAPQRKIAVLGWSFGGLQAQHAVLHNPEYVDAIVLFYCRIILNKQNATVLKGPVLAIFSETERSWPDKQTALEYAMTDAGKTLTCYSYEAEHGFANPQSPHYDSEITEETWQLTVDFLNQWLRY is encoded by the coding sequence ATGGCATTAACCACCCCTGTTGGTGAAACATTTGAAACTTATACTTTTGGTTCTGAGCAGGCAACTCAAGGTGTATTGATTATTCATGATTGGTGGGGCCTGCGGGATTACAATATTCAATGGGCTGAACAGTTTGCTCAGCTTGGTTTTCGTGCTCTCGTCATCGATCTTTATGAAGGTCGGCAGCCAGTGGATGCTAAAGAGGCTGGTGAGTGCATGCGTAATGTGGTTCAAGAAGTGGCAAACCGGAAATTGCAAACCGCTTTGCAACAATTGCAAGCCCCGCAACGTAAAATTGCAGTCTTAGGCTGGTCGTTTGGCGGTTTACAAGCACAACATGCGGTACTTCATAATCCTGAATATGTTGATGCAATAGTATTGTTTTATTGTCGTATTATTCTTAATAAACAAAATGCTACTGTACTTAAAGGGCCTGTATTAGCAATTTTTTCAGAAACTGAACGCAGTTGGCCAGATAAACAAACTGCTTTGGAATATGCGATGACTGATGCGGGTAAAACGTTAACCTGTTACAGTTATGAAGCAGAACATGGTTTTGCTAATCCTCAAAGCCCTCATTATGATAGTGAAATAACGGAAGAAACCTGGCAACTGACGGTTGATTTTCTCAATCAATGGCTGAGATATTAA
- the polX gene encoding DNA polymerase/3'-5' exonuclease PolX produces the protein MSTNRELSRIFDQIASAQELLGANRFKIAAHQRAARLLRDMTREVDDLVAEDPDDRMGQLTAIDGIGKGLAEKILEYLDSGEISEHQELLEKVPPGLFDVLEVPGLGPKAVKLMWDELGIASVDDLKAQLDSPELAALPRMGAKTIDNIKKAIAFAESSGDRVPLGMALPLAKELVEALESVDGVRRVDYAGSLRRGRETIGDLDFLVACDDPAAVRDRFTNLPAVTQVLAKGETKSSVRLQSGKVAIQADLRIVDADAYGAALLYFTGSKEHNVRLRELAIQKNLRLNEYGLFEGKEERPQERGEKPVAAAEEAEIYQALGLPYIAPELREDRGELDSVPEHLIELGDIRAELHAHTTASDGRLSIVELAEAAKSRGFHTLAVTDHSQSQVIANGLSPDRLRKHIDAVREANEKVSGIEVLAGSEVDILADGSLDYDDELLAQLDVVVASPHAALRQDPKTATERLLTALRHPLVHILGHPTGRLIGKREGLSPDMDALFAAAAEHDVALELNANWHRLDLRDMHLRGALAAGCKIAIDTDAHDSPHFDFLTYGILTARRAAMTADACINAWSAKRLHGWLKSKR, from the coding sequence ATGAGCACCAACCGCGAGCTGAGCCGCATTTTCGACCAGATCGCTTCCGCCCAAGAACTATTGGGAGCCAACCGCTTCAAGATCGCCGCCCACCAGCGGGCGGCCCGGCTGCTGCGGGATATGACCCGCGAGGTCGATGATCTGGTGGCAGAGGATCCCGACGATCGCATGGGCCAGCTCACCGCCATCGACGGCATCGGCAAGGGCCTGGCGGAGAAGATTCTCGAGTATTTGGATAGCGGCGAGATCTCCGAGCACCAGGAGCTGCTGGAGAAGGTGCCACCGGGGCTCTTCGATGTCTTGGAGGTTCCGGGGCTCGGCCCCAAGGCGGTGAAGCTCATGTGGGACGAGCTGGGCATCGCGTCGGTGGACGACCTCAAGGCCCAGCTCGATTCCCCCGAGCTGGCGGCTCTGCCGCGCATGGGGGCCAAGACCATCGACAACATCAAGAAGGCCATCGCCTTCGCCGAGAGCAGCGGCGACCGCGTTCCCCTGGGTATGGCCCTGCCGCTGGCGAAGGAGCTGGTGGAGGCTCTGGAGTCGGTGGACGGAGTGCGCCGGGTGGACTACGCCGGCAGCCTGCGGCGGGGCCGCGAGACCATCGGCGATCTGGACTTCCTGGTCGCCTGCGACGACCCAGCGGCGGTGCGCGACCGCTTCACCAACCTCCCGGCGGTGACCCAGGTCCTGGCCAAGGGGGAGACCAAGTCGTCGGTGCGCCTGCAAAGCGGCAAGGTGGCAATCCAGGCGGATCTGCGTATCGTCGACGCCGACGCCTACGGCGCCGCTCTGCTCTATTTCACCGGCTCCAAGGAGCACAATGTGCGGCTCCGCGAGCTGGCGATCCAGAAGAATCTGCGGCTGAACGAGTACGGCCTGTTCGAGGGAAAGGAAGAGCGTCCCCAGGAGCGGGGAGAGAAGCCCGTCGCCGCCGCCGAGGAAGCCGAGATCTACCAGGCCCTGGGGCTGCCCTACATCGCGCCGGAGCTGCGGGAGGACCGCGGCGAGCTGGACTCGGTGCCGGAGCACCTCATCGAGCTCGGCGACATCCGCGCCGAGCTCCACGCCCACACCACCGCCAGCGACGGACGCCTATCCATCGTCGAGCTCGCCGAGGCAGCCAAGAGCCGCGGCTTCCACACCCTGGCGGTGACGGATCACTCCCAGAGCCAGGTGATCGCCAACGGTCTCTCGCCGGACCGCCTGCGCAAGCACATCGACGCCGTGCGGGAAGCCAACGAGAAGGTCTCCGGCATCGAGGTGTTGGCGGGCTCGGAGGTCGACATCCTGGCCGATGGCAGCCTCGACTATGACGACGAGCTGCTGGCTCAACTGGACGTGGTGGTGGCCTCCCCCCACGCCGCCCTGCGCCAGGATCCGAAGACCGCCACCGAGCGCCTGCTCACCGCTCTGCGCCACCCCCTGGTGCACATCCTCGGCCATCCCACGGGTCGCCTCATCGGCAAGCGCGAAGGCCTGTCACCGGATATGGACGCCCTCTTCGCAGCCGCCGCGGAGCACGACGTAGCCTTGGAGCTCAACGCCAACTGGCACCGCCTGGACCTGCGCGACATGCACCTCCGCGGCGCCCTCGCCGCCGGCTGCAAGATCGCCATCGACACCGACGCCCACGACTCCCCCCACTTCGATTTCCTAACCTACGGCATCCTCACCGCCCGCCGCGCCGCCATGACCGCGGACGCCTGCATCAACGCGTGGAGCGCCAAGAGGCTGCATGGGTGGTTGAAGTCGAAGCGGTAG